The stretch of DNA AGCTATTTGATTCCACGGGGGAATCATTGCATGCACTCGGTGTATGAATACATAACGAAGGCTAATTGTGGATCGTTCTTTATCAAATGGCAGTACTCTGGTCGCTCTCTATTTCAAAAGGTCTCGAATTTGTTACATCCTTAGTCATAATAAAAATGGAgaattcttttattttgaaaaaaataataataattgggcattgtgcctaattttattttattcttactCTTTAAGGCGGGGTTACCTGCCGACAATACTGACTGTGTCCGGGTACTTTGGACCTCTTCAACAACAATTACTGGCACAGTTCAAAAAACCAAGGCCTTCAAAGAACCAAGGCCTTAACCTCCCTGGCGGTTACTTGGTGGGTTGTCTGAACGGAAAGAAACAACCTCATTTTCAGAACAACGTCTCCTAATGCCACCCGAGCTCTCGAGCGGGCTTTTCTTCTTACAAATTTGTGGTCTAATTCTCCGACGTTACCCTCTGCGCACCACCGTTTTTAatcctttctcctttttttcctatttttggttttcttttcgtCTTAATTcctgttttcttctttttcttgttttgtttctcttcttgcttttcttttcccccagttttgtttctcttcttaGCTTTTCTTTTCCCCCGGAAGCCCTGGCTGCTTCCATACTGTTTGCCTAGTTCACttatcaatgaatgaagcaggtagctagtctacctctttctcaaaaaacaGTTAGTTATGCTTATaataagctaattacttactaAACTAGTATATGATGATGATTAGTATTTTAATAGTGAGCTACAAAGAGAATTTAGTGtagagaaaccctagatggaTCGATCAAAGTGTGGGACCattaatatataactatatatatatatatatatatatatatatatatatatatatatacatgtatttgtgtgtgcgcgcgcgcgcccATGCTGTATATTGGTTGGCTAATTAAgcatacttttaatttaatctaaaaattatttggacCCCCTCCATCATCAAATCATCATTAAATGGTACACTTAAAACTCTTAATTAAGTGTGTACTATTGAGTTAATAAACTAAAGGGCAACATCCAGTTGAGATTGGAGCATAGTTGGTGTCcttaattataagaaatgatgATGATTACTAAGAATTCATACATTAATTTAACACTAATCGTAATGCTTATTGATGAAAAAACTAATATTCATAGAGTCGTTAACCGATCATTTACTTCCCTAAGTGGCGAGGTTATATGTACCAAATTTTTGGAGAATTATTACTAAAACATTATATATGTTCAATTTCTCTAAATTACTGGAATTATAATGTAGACCTACATGTACATATTCTAATAGTGTTCTTCtcaataataacaacaatatTTAGTAGTATCAATAAATACCGTAATACCGACTgttcctaacgcaagtggcaaaaaatttaattgttggtatctgagattccaaattcaaatcctaattaatttacattttcaattaattttatttctaaatgaaataaacgaaacgggtagcatattacctatctcttaaaaaataaataaatacagtGATAATAGTACTACTTATAGTAATACTACTAGCTAGTACAaagtttatttttcacttttcatgtTATTTGGACCCAGAACAAAATGTTAGGGGACTTTTATGTTTTTAACCTAGAAGGACTTTTCCTAGGCTTAAAACTTAACCAGGAAATACGTATGGTGTGAATTTCTCATGttttttattagaattattttatattatacctCTTTAAGAgtgaggctggtatgcttctgaaagcacggagctCTTTGTGCTCCgtgctttcaaattattttcgatgttggaacattcgaattgacgatcagctTCATTAGaattaatctagagtatttgaagtatctagaaaatatattttgtgattttttgatatcatttgtctagtgatcgaaggggctcaaattaataattttaatgaccgtggtaagccgtttgcaagtttaacggtgtagaaatattcaaatcaagtaaaattttaataaaaatttttttatactatataaaataatatcaatattttgatctaaaattttaatgtcatatcatcacattttgtaagatttttattttcagccattgattttgagctccttcgatcactaggcaaatgatatcaaaaaattataaaatttattttttatatacttcaaatagtctagatcaaatttaacggagcagATCTTCGATTCGAAAATCTCAATatggaaaacaacttgaaaatatagATGGCTCCGTTATTCCAGAAGGATACCAGCCTCACTCACCTCTCTAAATAATAATAGGGATTATATATCTAAGTTCagttaatataatataagaaattAAAGTGAGTGACTTAAACTAATTGTCACTTTGCCGACATGGCTATttctcggaaaaaaaaaaacccaagagGAAGAgctaatacaaaataaatatatacttactcatagtaaaatataaataagttgCCTGGGatggcttttttctttttttttaatgcttcaTGATGTTACATAGGAAGTATATATGTGTTCATGACATGCATGTATGTTATGCATGCCACGTGCATGCATGATGCATTGATCATGAGCACCAAAGAGACGTAGGGACatgagttaaaaaaagaaaaatatagaaaaaaagaaaaaaaaaaaaaaagagtccaCAGAGCGCAATAATTCATGTTATGCTATGTGCTAACTTAATTTCCATGTTTCAATTTATGAAGGTAATGTCATATCTACTttcattggaaaaaaaaaaaaaaaaaaNCGTCGGCCGCTACCGCGTCGCCAGGAACTCCCCCGCCAACCTCACCGTCTCCGCCCGCGTACGCGCATCCATCCATCGCCGAAACAAGAACTATACGAAACAGCTCTGCTGTTCAGTTTTTTCCCCTAAAACTCTCTAATCGATGGGGCGGGGTGTGGGTTATTAACAATTTCGCAGGTGAGCGATCCCAGCGGGGAGACGCTGCACCACGCGGAGAGCGTGGAGAGGGGCGAGTTCTCCTTCGAGGCGGAGAGCGGCGGTAAGCACACCGCCTGCTTCTGGTCCCCGCGCTTCGAGATGTCGGCGTCCGTTGCCGTCGATGTCGACTGGACGGCCGGGATCCGCGCCAGGGACTGGCCCTCCCTCGCCAAGAAAGGGGATCTCGATGTATGCTATGCCTCCTAAATTCCATACTCAAATTTCTAAGGCTCGGTGCAATGCATCTTCGTGCATTACTTGTTGTTGGCTTTGGCTTTTAAAATAGAATGTTCTACTTTCAGGCAATGGAGGCCGAGCTGAAGAAATTGGAGGATTCAGTTAAACTGGTACACGACGAGCTGATGTTTCTGCGCCAGAGGTAGGTACCGGAGTTCGACTCCTCTCGTTTGTTACTATGTTTTGCAGTTTATATTGTTGTTCAAACTAGCGCGCTTTACTAATGTTGAtcgatatattattttttttcatctcgCTGAAAGGGAGGCCGAGTCGCAGAGACTGAACGAAGGCACGGCCGAGAGAATGCTTTCGTTCGGTATGCTGTCGATCGCCATCTGCTTGGGTGTTGCAGGTTTGCAATTGTGGCATCTGAAGACGTTCTTCGAAAGGAAAAAGATACTATGACAAACTTGGGGAATTCACTCCTTGAGCGCGCGCTTTCCACTAAAATACGTTGTTGCCGATTCAAATGTGTATCTTGATTGTTCAATTTATTGGATTTAAATCGCCCTTTGAAAATGATTAATATGTCACTCTTTTGATCTCCGGTTTCTTTGACTTCCATGCGGCACCATTTTACTTCAGATTCCCTCTTCTCGATGACCTcgttttttctcttctttttttttcccctttttttttggaggaatGTATGGAAAATAAACTTGAATGATGAGCACTATCCCCCTATATCTGCATCAGTTTAATAAAATGTCAAGATTTAagcaaaaaacataaaaataaataaaaatctctcaCGACTCACCAAACTGTCTCAGCTCAGCTCCGGCACCTGTGTTtatctgggtgaacaaataaaGAGCACACTTAGAAACGGTTTTCGAGTATTTGCAAAATTTGCGGGAGTGCTTTTCTTAACTCTTTGCCGTCACTGACCACCAAAGAGCCGACCCTATTAGATCACCATTTGGAGAATAAAATAGGAGAGAAAGAAGTCAATGCAATAGCCGAGTACGATACATACAACAAGAAGAGCGAGCTCAATGAATAAGAATTTTCCGTATCTATGACAAagccaaaaaaatagaaaagaaa from Ananas comosus cultivar F153 linkage group 18, ASM154086v1, whole genome shotgun sequence encodes:
- the LOC109723809 gene encoding transmembrane emp24 domain-containing protein p24delta9-like, whose translation is MARVQRRGYLPTILTVSGYFGPLQQQLLAQFKKPRPSKNQGLNLPGGYLVMSYLLSLEKKKKKXVGRYRVARNSPANLTVSARVSDPSGETLHHAESVERGEFSFEAESGGKHTACFWSPRFEMSASVAVDVDWTAGIRARDWPSLAKKGDLDAMEAELKKLEDSVKLVHDELMFLRQREAESQRLNEGTAERMLSFGMLSIAICLGVAGLQLWHLKTFFERKKIL